The following are from one region of the Paracoccus sp. S3-43 genome:
- a CDS encoding DUF481 domain-containing protein: MKKVTLLTGSAALIAALSAPAFAQTEIAAGADATGISGINDRIIDVEDAVQDDFDRDNDDARFGNPDRREGLFGSIALTYAGSTGNTESQDFSLAGRVSNNAGPWQQSVGMLIEFGEDDQGNKDKEEVSTIYDGAYYFNDRFYAFVLGRFSIDGLANGEADYDGQPASEISEKLGDFARDGFVGVGPGYRVINTEATAWRVQAGIGYRYTQTGAQKAGFDLDYNPVTDSYDRVAVDDSSDSGIGYIVSSRLYHRFNDMVFITNDTDYLSSEDSDDVITNQFGVNFQMSDQLATRVSYTTEYQENRPIRTDNTLGVSVVYGF, from the coding sequence ATGAAAAAAGTTACGCTGCTGACCGGCTCCGCCGCTCTGATCGCCGCCCTGTCGGCTCCGGCATTCGCCCAGACCGAGATTGCGGCGGGTGCGGATGCGACCGGGATCTCGGGCATCAACGACCGGATCATTGATGTCGAGGACGCCGTCCAGGACGATTTCGACCGCGACAACGACGACGCACGCTTCGGCAACCCGGATCGTCGCGAAGGTCTGTTCGGTTCGATCGCGCTGACCTATGCCGGCAGCACCGGCAACACCGAAAGCCAGGACTTCTCGCTGGCGGGCCGTGTTTCGAACAATGCCGGTCCCTGGCAGCAGTCGGTCGGGATGCTGATCGAATTCGGTGAAGACGACCAGGGCAACAAGGACAAGGAAGAAGTGTCGACCATCTATGATGGCGCCTACTACTTCAACGACCGCTTCTATGCCTTTGTCCTCGGCCGGTTCAGCATCGATGGTCTGGCCAACGGCGAGGCCGATTACGACGGCCAGCCCGCCAGCGAGATTTCCGAGAAGCTGGGCGATTTCGCCCGCGACGGCTTCGTCGGCGTGGGTCCGGGCTATCGCGTGATCAACACCGAAGCGACCGCCTGGCGCGTTCAGGCCGGTATCGGTTATCGCTATACCCAGACGGGCGCGCAGAAGGCGGGCTTCGATCTGGACTATAACCCGGTGACCGACAGCTACGACCGTGTTGCGGTGGATGATTCTTCCGACAGCGGCATCGGCTATATCGTGTCGTCGCGTCTGTATCACCGCTTCAACGACATGGTGTTCATCACCAACGACACCGACTATCTGTCGTCGGAAGATTCGGATGACGTGATCACCAACCAGTTCGGCGTCAACTTCCAGATGTCCGACCAGTTGGCGACCCGTGTCAGCTATACCACCGAATA
- the nusB gene encoding transcription antitermination factor NusB — protein MTPTDDKQTDKRAERRAKSSGARFYAVQALYQMEAAGQSADRVMREFELYRLEAEDEDGQYLPADEGLFSRLVDAAVTWQSRIDQATDRGLVAKWPIDRIDPVLRALFRAAGAELVTPQTPPKVVITEYVRLAEAFFPEGREPKFVNAVLDHVARELRPETF, from the coding sequence ATGACCCCGACCGACGACAAGCAGACCGACAAGCGCGCCGAACGCCGGGCGAAAAGCAGCGGCGCGCGCTTCTATGCCGTTCAGGCCCTCTACCAGATGGAGGCCGCGGGCCAGTCCGCCGACCGCGTGATGCGGGAGTTCGAACTGTATCGCCTGGAGGCCGAGGACGAGGATGGGCAGTATCTGCCCGCCGACGAAGGGCTGTTTTCCCGTCTTGTCGATGCTGCCGTGACCTGGCAGTCGCGCATCGACCAGGCAACCGATCGCGGGTTGGTCGCCAAATGGCCCATCGACCGGATCGACCCGGTGCTGCGCGCCCTGTTTCGCGCCGCCGGGGCCGAGTTGGTGACGCCGCAGACCCCGCCCAAGGTGGTCATCACCGAATATGTTCGCCTGGCCGAAGCCTTCTTTCCCGAGGGCCGCGAGCCGAAATTCGTGAACGCCGTCCTGGATCACGTCGCCCGAGAGCTGCGTCCCGAGACCTTCTGA
- a CDS encoding riboflavin synthase → MFTGIITDIGTVASVEMRGDMRARVDCGYDMATVDMGASIACDGVCLTVVDKGPGWFTVDISAETLSRTNIGANGWQIGRKLNLERALRVGDELGGHIVSGHVDGVARVAELHEEGDSLRLTFEAPAALARFIAPKGSVALNGTSLTVNEVAGNRFGVNLIPHTRQVTTWGDIALGDAVNLEIDTLARYVARLAEAAAAPLPAGA, encoded by the coding sequence GTGTTCACAGGCATCATCACGGATATCGGCACGGTCGCATCGGTGGAAATGCGCGGCGACATGCGCGCGCGGGTCGATTGTGGCTATGACATGGCGACCGTCGACATGGGCGCCTCGATCGCCTGCGACGGGGTTTGCCTGACCGTGGTGGACAAGGGGCCGGGCTGGTTCACGGTCGATATCTCGGCCGAGACCCTGTCCAGGACCAATATCGGCGCGAATGGCTGGCAGATCGGGCGCAAGCTGAACCTGGAGCGCGCGCTTCGCGTGGGCGACGAGTTGGGCGGCCATATCGTCAGCGGCCATGTCGACGGCGTGGCCCGCGTGGCCGAGCTGCACGAAGAGGGCGACAGCCTGCGCCTGACATTCGAGGCCCCGGCCGCGCTGGCGCGCTTCATCGCGCCCAAGGGATCGGTCGCGCTGAACGGCACGTCGCTGACCGTGAACGAGGTCGCGGGCAACCGCTTCGGCGTGAACCTGATCCCGCATACCCGGCAGGTGACGACCTGGGGCGACATCGCCCTGGGCGATGCGGTCAATCTGGAGATCGACACCCTGGCCCGCTATGTCGCCCGGCTGGCCGAGGCGGCGGCCGCGCCGCTGCCCGCCGGGGCTTGA
- a CDS encoding polysaccharide biosynthesis/export family protein, protein MTLLAACSLPRSGPSKSEIYSGAVEKGGNTHVIYVNDHVARTTNFTPSYGFSNSFRGAGQVGADEIRAGDVLGLSIWENVDDGLLTSLGTSSTELQEIQVDSGGYIFVPYAGRVQAAGSTPDQLRQIITERLATQTPDPQVTVTRVAGNGATVSVMGKVTEQGVYPIERPTRSLSAMLARAGGVSIEPEIAVITVKRGNNTGKVWLTDLYSNASNDIALRPGDVILVEEDQRSFTALGALGGQTRVPLGNEMINAVEAVAMVGGLNSQLADPTGVFILRDEPEQVAARVLGKSVQGSQRIAYVLDLTRPNGLFLARDFLIRNEDTVYVTEAPYVQWQKRLAALIGPINSANSVQSLSQ, encoded by the coding sequence ATGACGCTGCTGGCGGCGTGCAGCCTGCCCCGGTCCGGCCCCAGCAAGTCCGAGATCTATTCCGGCGCGGTCGAAAAGGGCGGCAATACCCATGTGATCTATGTGAACGATCATGTCGCCCGCACCACGAACTTCACCCCGTCCTATGGCTTTTCGAACAGCTTCCGGGGCGCCGGGCAGGTCGGCGCCGACGAAATCCGCGCGGGCGACGTGCTGGGCCTGTCGATCTGGGAAAACGTGGATGACGGGCTGCTGACCTCGCTGGGGACCAGTTCCACCGAGTTGCAGGAAATCCAGGTGGACAGCGGCGGCTATATCTTCGTGCCCTATGCAGGCCGGGTCCAGGCGGCGGGCAGCACGCCCGACCAGTTGCGCCAGATCATCACCGAACGGCTTGCGACCCAGACCCCCGATCCGCAGGTGACGGTGACGCGGGTGGCGGGCAACGGCGCCACGGTGTCGGTCATGGGCAAGGTCACCGAGCAGGGCGTCTATCCGATCGAGCGGCCGACCCGGTCGCTGTCGGCGATGCTGGCGCGCGCGGGCGGCGTCTCCATCGAGCCTGAAATCGCGGTGATCACCGTCAAGCGCGGCAACAACACCGGCAAGGTCTGGCTGACCGACCTGTATTCCAACGCCAGCAACGACATCGCGCTGCGCCCGGGCGACGTGATCCTGGTCGAGGAGGATCAGCGCAGCTTCACCGCCCTTGGCGCGCTTGGCGGCCAGACCCGCGTCCCCCTGGGCAACGAAATGATCAACGCGGTCGAGGCCGTGGCGATGGTCGGCGGCCTGAACTCTCAGCTGGCCGATCCCACCGGGGTCTTCATCCTGCGCGACGAACCGGAACAGGTCGCCGCGCGCGTGTTGGGCAAGTCGGTGCAGGGATCGCAGCGCATCGCCTATGTCCTGGACCTGACGCGACCGAACGGGCTGTTCCTGGCCCGCGACTTCCTGATCCGGAACGAGGATACGGTCTATGTGACCGAGGCGCCCTATGTTCAGTGGCAGAAGCGGCTGGCAGCCCTGATTGGCCCGATCAACTCGGCGAATTCCGTCCAGAGCCTGTCCCAGTGA
- a CDS encoding ATP-binding cassette domain-containing protein → MSLAISHLARRFDATQVLRGIDLTVGKGELIALLGPSGSGKTTLLRIIAGLDWPDAGTLSFEGTDWLAKSAAERRIGFVFQHYALFPHMTVRDNIAFGLTVLPRADRPGKAQIAATVDRLLAFLQIDGLADRYPAELSGGQRQRVALGRAMAIEPRVLLLDEPFGALDAQVRRDLRRWLRGVHDSAGTTTIFVTHDQEEAFELADRVVVMNGGVIEQTGHPDEIYDHPATPFVARFLGLTVEVPVTIRAGRAQAAGLDLTALPRRALPDGPATLFLRPADIQPVPDSAAPFRVTEIASTGALLRIVAENPAACRIEAEMPRRQGRDLRKDQPVALRVIAGQIFPGGAAPADAAPVETPQALKESLP, encoded by the coding sequence ATGTCGCTTGCCATCTCGCATCTTGCCCGGCGCTTCGACGCGACCCAGGTTCTGCGCGGCATCGACCTGACCGTCGGGAAGGGAGAGCTGATCGCCCTTCTTGGCCCCTCGGGATCGGGCAAGACGACGCTTTTGCGGATCATCGCCGGGCTGGACTGGCCGGATGCGGGCACGCTGTCCTTCGAGGGAACCGACTGGCTGGCGAAATCCGCCGCCGAACGCCGGATCGGCTTCGTCTTCCAGCATTACGCGCTGTTTCCGCACATGACCGTGCGCGACAACATCGCCTTCGGCCTGACCGTCCTGCCGCGCGCCGACCGGCCCGGCAAGGCGCAGATCGCCGCCACCGTGGACCGGCTGCTGGCCTTCCTTCAGATCGACGGGCTGGCCGACCGCTATCCCGCCGAACTGTCGGGCGGTCAGCGCCAGCGTGTCGCCCTGGGCCGCGCCATGGCGATCGAGCCGCGCGTGCTGCTGCTGGACGAACCCTTCGGCGCGCTGGACGCCCAGGTCCGCCGCGACCTGCGCCGCTGGCTGCGCGGCGTCCATGACAGCGCGGGCACCACCACGATCTTCGTGACCCACGACCAGGAGGAGGCCTTCGAACTGGCCGACCGCGTGGTGGTGATGAACGGCGGCGTGATCGAACAGACCGGCCATCCCGACGAGATCTATGACCATCCCGCCACGCCCTTCGTCGCCCGCTTCCTGGGCCTGACGGTCGAGGTGCCGGTGACGATCCGGGCGGGCCGCGCGCAGGCCGCGGGCCTGGACCTGACCGCCCTGCCCCGCCGTGCGCTGCCGGACGGCCCGGCCACGCTGTTCCTGCGCCCCGCCGACATTCAGCCCGTCCCCGATTCCGCCGCGCCCTTCCGGGTGACGGAGATCGCCTCGACCGGCGCGCTGCTGCGGATCGTGGCGGAAAACCCCGCCGCCTGCCGGATCGAGGCCGAGATGCCGCGCCGCCAGGGCCGCGACCTGCGCAAGGACCAGCCCGTCGCCCTGCGCGTCATCGCCGGCCAGATCTTCCCCGGCGGCGCCGCACCCGCCGACGCCGCCCCCGTCGAAACACCCCAGGCCCTGAAGGAGTCCCTCCCGTGA
- a CDS encoding sulfate ABC transporter substrate-binding protein, with product MKTRLTAALAVMLGLASPVAAQDAILNVSYDIARELFAELNPVFAEKWKADTGRTVTIDQSHGGSSKQARAILEGLPADVVTFNQVTDIDVLAKDGLVDENWREAFPNEASPYYSLPAFLVREGNPKNIDDWDDLTQDGVQVIFPNPKTSGNGRYTYLAAYAYALDKNGGDQAAAQDFVKTLFANVPVFDQGGRAATATFAERGIGDVLITFEAETGGIAQQYADAKLARVTPPLSLLAEFPVAVVTANTESKGTTEVSRAYLDFLYSPDAQRILAKNFNRVHDEAITVEFAANFPEVKLVTVEDVFGGWDKVQAEHFAEGGILDTVFVNQ from the coding sequence GTGAAAACCCGCCTGACCGCCGCCCTTGCCGTCATGCTGGGCCTTGCCTCGCCCGTGGCGGCCCAGGATGCGATCCTGAACGTCTCCTATGACATCGCCCGAGAGCTGTTCGCGGAACTGAACCCGGTCTTTGCCGAAAAGTGGAAAGCCGATACCGGCCGCACCGTGACCATCGACCAGTCGCATGGCGGTTCGTCGAAACAGGCCCGCGCGATCCTGGAAGGGCTGCCCGCCGATGTCGTGACCTTCAACCAGGTGACCGATATCGACGTGCTGGCCAAGGACGGCTTGGTCGACGAAAACTGGCGCGAGGCCTTCCCGAACGAGGCCTCGCCCTATTATTCGCTGCCCGCCTTCCTGGTGCGCGAGGGCAATCCCAAGAATATCGACGACTGGGACGACCTGACGCAGGACGGCGTGCAGGTGATCTTCCCGAACCCCAAGACCAGCGGCAACGGGCGCTATACCTATCTGGCGGCCTATGCCTATGCGCTGGACAAGAACGGCGGCGATCAGGCGGCGGCGCAGGATTTCGTGAAGACGCTGTTCGCCAATGTCCCGGTCTTCGACCAGGGTGGGCGCGCGGCCACGGCGACCTTCGCCGAACGCGGCATCGGCGACGTGCTGATCACCTTCGAGGCCGAGACCGGCGGCATCGCCCAGCAATATGCCGATGCCAAGCTGGCGCGCGTCACCCCGCCGCTGTCGCTGCTGGCGGAATTCCCCGTTGCCGTCGTGACCGCGAACACGGAAAGCAAAGGCACCACCGAGGTTTCCAGGGCCTATCTCGATTTCCTCTATTCGCCCGATGCGCAGCGCATCCTGGCCAAGAACTTCAACCGCGTCCATGACGAGGCGATCACAGTCGAATTCGCCGCCAACTTCCCCGAGGTGAAGCTGGTCACGGTCGAAGACGTGTTCGGCGGCTGGGACAAGGTGCAGGCCGAGCATTTCGCGGAAGGCGGCATCCTCGACACGGTGTTCGTCAATCAATGA
- the cysT gene encoding sulfate ABC transporter permease subunit CysT translates to MSMAAVIPASGRQRRVLPGFGLTMGLTLTYVGIIVLLPVIALFLKGAEIGPARFWAIVTAPRTLAALRLTLTAAALATVFNALYGLLMAWVLVRYRFPGRRLLDAMMDIPFALPTAVAGLALTALFSENGWYGQVLAPAGIPVVYTIWGVAVAMSFTSIPFVVRTVQPILEDLDHSQEEAARTLGATPLQIFARVIFPAILPAFLVGTTIAFARSLGEFGAVIFIAGNLPMKTEIASLLAVIRLEEYDYNGAAAIALTLVAIAMLLLVMSNWLQARLTRRRVPA, encoded by the coding sequence ATGAGCATGGCGGCGGTCATCCCCGCCAGCGGGCGGCAGCGGCGCGTGTTGCCGGGCTTCGGCCTGACGATGGGGCTGACGCTGACCTATGTCGGCATCATCGTGCTGCTGCCCGTGATCGCCCTGTTCCTGAAAGGGGCCGAGATCGGCCCCGCCCGCTTCTGGGCCATCGTGACCGCCCCCCGCACCCTGGCCGCGCTGCGGCTGACCCTGACCGCCGCCGCCCTGGCGACGGTGTTCAACGCGCTTTACGGCCTGCTGATGGCCTGGGTGCTGGTCCGTTACCGTTTTCCGGGGCGGCGGCTGCTGGACGCGATGATGGATATTCCCTTCGCCCTGCCGACCGCCGTCGCGGGCCTGGCGCTGACCGCGCTGTTTTCCGAAAACGGCTGGTACGGGCAGGTGCTGGCGCCCGCCGGGATCCCGGTCGTCTATACGATCTGGGGGGTGGCGGTGGCGATGTCCTTCACCTCGATCCCCTTCGTGGTCCGCACCGTGCAGCCGATCCTCGAGGATCTGGACCACAGCCAGGAAGAGGCCGCCCGGACCCTGGGCGCCACGCCCTTGCAGATTTTCGCGCGGGTGATCTTTCCGGCGATCCTGCCCGCCTTCCTGGTCGGCACCACCATCGCCTTCGCCCGCTCGCTTGGCGAATTCGGCGCGGTGATCTTCATCGCCGGGAACCTGCCGATGAAGACGGAAATCGCCTCGCTTCTGGCCGTCATCCGGCTTGAGGAGTACGACTATAACGGCGCCGCCGCCATCGCGCTGACCCTGGTCGCCATCGCCATGCTGCTGCTGGTCATGTCGAACTGGCTGCAAGCGCGGCTGACCCGGCGCAGGGTGCCCGCATGA
- the cysW gene encoding sulfate ABC transporter permease subunit CysW, whose product MTAALAPRPDQGGARLLIGLAVALTLFIVVVPLVYIFWRAFSGGLAVFAQNILAPDTLHAIWLTSVVAAITLPINLAIGIASAWLIARFTFPGRKALLTIIELPFSISPIIAGVCYLLLYGRQGLLGPLLAAGEVKILFALPGIVMVTLFVTGPFVAREVLPLMQAQGSEQEQAALTLGASGWQIFRRVTLPNIRWALLYGAVLATARAVGEFGAVSVVSGAIRGQTMTLPLQIELLFNDLNIVGAFTAASTLTLIALVVLVLKTVLEGRTR is encoded by the coding sequence ATGACCGCCGCCCTTGCCCCGCGCCCCGACCAAGGCGGCGCGCGCCTGCTGATCGGGCTGGCGGTCGCGCTGACGCTGTTCATCGTCGTGGTGCCGCTGGTCTACATCTTCTGGCGGGCGTTTTCCGGCGGCCTTGCGGTCTTCGCCCAGAACATCCTGGCGCCCGACACGCTGCACGCGATCTGGCTGACCTCGGTCGTGGCGGCGATCACGCTGCCCATCAACCTTGCCATCGGCATCGCCTCGGCCTGGCTGATCGCGCGGTTCACCTTTCCGGGCCGCAAGGCGCTGCTGACGATCATCGAACTGCCGTTTTCCATCTCGCCGATCATCGCCGGGGTCTGCTATCTGCTGCTCTACGGACGGCAGGGGCTGCTGGGACCGCTGCTGGCGGCGGGCGAGGTGAAGATCCTGTTCGCCCTGCCCGGCATCGTCATGGTGACACTGTTCGTCACCGGCCCCTTCGTCGCCCGAGAGGTGCTGCCCCTGATGCAGGCGCAGGGGTCCGAACAGGAACAGGCGGCGCTGACGCTGGGCGCGTCGGGCTGGCAGATTTTCCGACGGGTGACGCTGCCGAATATCCGCTGGGCGCTGCTTTACGGCGCGGTGCTGGCGACGGCGCGGGCTGTGGGGGAATTCGGCGCGGTGTCGGTGGTGTCGGGCGCGATCCGGGGCCAGACCATGACCCTGCCCTTGCAGATCGAGCTGTTGTTCAACGACCTCAACATCGTCGGCGCCTTTACCGCGGCGTCCACGCTGACACTGATCGCGCTTGTGGTCCTGGTGCTGAAAACCGTGCTGGAGGGGCGGACCCGCTGA
- a CDS encoding sigma-54 dependent transcriptional regulator, translating into MTGLVRLVEDDEDLRAAQVQTLRMAGLQVQDFGLAADGLRGVTRDFPGVVLSDVRMPGMDGLQLFQHLHAIDRDLPVILLTGHGDVPMAVAALKAGAYDFLTKPVARDVLLAALNRALSARALVLENRDLRQASHDAADSFPELAGGSEVMEHLRAALDRVAQAGGDALLTGPDGAGRLIAARAIHRQGPRRARAFVHLACDALDDARFEADLLGGDALGPRGARQAGQLERAQRGVLFLDRVDALSPAMQARLSAIVEAGEFWPAGAAAPRPMDVQLLASTQADLSRRVAEGRFDARLFYRLSGTVLPVPSLAERREDVPALYRHFLLAACARLDRTAPAMTGAVKARLSGHGWPGNLPELRGFAESQAIGVTPFDAPEGGDAPGLSDLVAAYEAELIRDALRLAGGNATAAMTRLRLPRKTFYDKLARHGIRPTDFRR; encoded by the coding sequence ATGACGGGACTGGTCCGGCTGGTCGAGGATGACGAGGATCTGCGCGCGGCCCAGGTCCAGACCTTGCGGATGGCGGGCTTGCAGGTTCAGGATTTCGGCCTTGCCGCCGATGGGCTGCGCGGGGTGACGCGCGATTTTCCCGGCGTGGTGCTGTCGGACGTGCGGATGCCCGGCATGGACGGGCTGCAACTGTTCCAGCACCTGCACGCCATCGACCGGGATCTGCCGGTGATCCTGCTGACCGGGCATGGCGACGTGCCGATGGCGGTGGCGGCGCTGAAGGCCGGGGCCTATGACTTCCTGACCAAGCCGGTGGCGCGCGACGTGCTGCTGGCGGCGCTGAACCGGGCGCTGTCGGCCCGCGCGCTTGTGCTGGAAAACCGGGACTTGCGGCAGGCCAGCCACGACGCCGCCGACAGCTTTCCCGAACTGGCGGGCGGCAGCGAGGTGATGGAGCATCTGCGCGCCGCGCTTGACCGGGTGGCCCAGGCTGGCGGCGATGCCCTGCTGACCGGCCCGGACGGCGCGGGCAGGCTGATCGCGGCCCGCGCCATCCACCGCCAAGGCCCGCGCCGCGCCCGCGCCTTCGTGCATCTGGCCTGCGACGCCCTGGACGATGCCCGCTTCGAGGCCGATCTTCTGGGCGGCGACGCCCTGGGCCCGCGCGGCGCCCGGCAGGCCGGGCAGCTGGAGCGGGCGCAGCGGGGCGTGCTGTTCCTGGACCGCGTCGACGCGCTGTCTCCCGCCATGCAGGCGCGGCTGTCGGCCATCGTCGAGGCGGGCGAGTTCTGGCCCGCCGGCGCCGCCGCGCCGCGTCCGATGGATGTGCAGCTTCTGGCCTCGACCCAGGCCGATCTGTCGCGGCGGGTGGCCGAGGGGCGATTCGATGCTCGGCTGTTCTATCGCCTGTCCGGGACCGTCCTGCCGGTGCCGTCCCTGGCGGAACGGCGAGAGGATGTTCCGGCGCTGTATCGCCATTTCCTGCTGGCGGCCTGCGCGCGGCTGGACCGGACCGCCCCCGCGATGACGGGCGCGGTCAAGGCGCGGCTGTCGGGGCATGGCTGGCCGGGCAACCTGCCGGAACTGCGCGGCTTCGCGGAAAGCCAGGCCATCGGCGTGACACCCTTCGACGCGCCCGAGGGCGGCGATGCGCCGGGCCTTTCGGATCTGGTCGCCGCCTACGAGGCCGAACTGATCCGCGATGCGCTGCGGCTGGCGGGCGGCAACGCGACCGCCGCGATGACGCGGCTGCGACTGCCGCGCAAGACCTTTTACGACAAGCTGGCGCGGCACGGGATCAGGCCCACCGATTTCCGGCGCTGA